The Cuculus canorus isolate bCucCan1 chromosome 38, bCucCan1.pri, whole genome shotgun sequence genome includes a window with the following:
- the PAGR1 gene encoding PAXIP1-associated glutamate-rich protein 1, with translation MEASGAAAEVTSGLRSLAVDDASSAPLPESQPVAPEAEGAKEEEDEEGWVVASSDGEGDGGEAWLPPPDAIRRLYELLGTGHAPALQRPPLPRRAPTPEPDSEEDAGSAGQPDSEEEEEAKPPVPTEFDFEDEPAPPKSALIDRRRTPGPPSRGQKREARLDKVLSDMKRHKKLEEQILRTGRDLFQLEGDDPPKTTPVPQKRPPGIFLRQRRSAPSRLVFLRAPVSLCPLDDRAALPAPIFT, from the exons ATGGAGGCGTCGGGCGCAGCGGCCGAGGTGACGTCGGGGCTGCGCTCGCTCGCCGTGGACGACGCCTCCTCGGCGCCACTGCCCGAATCTCAGCCCGTGGCACCCGAGGCGGAAGGAGccaaggaagaggaggatgaggaaggcTGGGTCGTAGCCAGCAGCGACGGTGAAGGCGATGGCGGCGAAGCCTGGCTGCCGCCCCCCGACGCCATCCGGCGCCTCTACGAGCTCCTCGGCACCGGGCACGCACCCGCGCTCCAACGGCCGCCGCTGCCACGCCGAGCGCCCACGCCGGAGCCTGACAGCGAGGAGGACGCCGGCTCAGCCGGGCAGCCCGacagcgaggaggaggaggaggccaA ACCCCCCGTCCCCACTGAGTTCGACTTCGAGGACGAGCCAGCGCCCCCCAAAAGCGCCCTCATCGACCGCCGCCGCACCCCAG gGCCACCGTCGCGGGGCCAGAAGCGCGAGGCACGCTTAGACAAGGTTTTGTCGGATATGAAGCGGCACAAGAAGCTGGAGGAACAAATCCTGCGCACGGGTCGCGATCTCTTCCAGTTGGAGGGTGATGACCCCCCCAAAACGACCCCAGTGCCCCAAAAACGCCCTCCCGGAATCTTCCTGCGCCAAC GACGGTCGGCGCCGTCACGCCTCGTCTTCCTACGAGCACCGGTGTCTCTCTGCCCGCTCGACGACAGAGCCGCTCTTCCAGCGCCCATATTCACGTAG
- the HIRIP3 gene encoding HIRA-interacting protein 3, with translation MESEEEEEPQSNGVKEGGIGSGGGASEKCMKFGVKKGEIGAEEENKKCVKIGVKKGKIGSEDEDGSEEEEEERKAPPRNGGGKGKNGGKREKTESEEEERTVQKNGVKRGKIESEGEDEEEDEEKEELPRKNGVKRGKIGTEGEKNTKSVKIGVKKGKIVSEDEDESEARKVLPSKNGGKRGKMESEEEEIRKNGVKKGKVGREGENDKKSVKIGGERGKMESEEEELSRKNGVKKGKTGSKGEEKMGGKNGVKTESEEEERAAQKNGVKRGKIESEEEEEEELPRKNGVKKGKIESEEEEEEELPRKNGVKKGKIGSERKNDKKSVKIGGGKGKIGSEDEDESEEEEERKALPCRNGGKKGKNGGKRREMESEEEIRKNGVKKGKVGREGEKDKKSVKIGGERGKMESEEEEEEEEEEEKELRQKNGVKKRKIGSDEEEEEEKEDESEEEEEEKEDESEEEEEEKEDESEEEEEENEKPLRKNGVKKGKIGSGTNHQKKLLKIGGEKGKVESEEEEDEEEEEELSRKTREKKGKIGSEEKMGGKNRVKMGKNGREGKKGGKIEGKRRKMETEEEEEESEEEEEERPTRKNGVKKGKFGTKSEKKSSVKIGGEKGKTETKEEEEEEERPVGTSSSDSEDERPLAEWVKNQTDRAKPSTKRRRRESSGSDSRERSPPRKVSGDPPAVRRLKRYLWACGARPNYKRLLGGCRTRREQVGVLQGELRALGLTGTPSLARCRRLRRRREEAAELAALDMSNIIVSTGRPRRGCTPRSPPRPSPPAMDWSHLRGIISSDGDSD, from the exons atggagagcgaggaggaggaggagccgcAGAGCAACGGGGTGAAAGAGGGCGGGATCGGGTCTGGGGGCGGGGCGAGCGAAAAGTGTATGaaatttggggtgaaaaagggcGAAATtggggctgaggaggagaacaaaaaatgtgtgaaaattggggtgaaaaagggtaAAATTGGGAGCGAGGATGAAGATgggagtgaggaggaggaggaggagaggaaggcgCCTCCCAGAAACGGGGGGGGaaagggcaaaaatggggggaaaagggagaaaacggagagcgaggaggaggaacggacagtgcagaaaaatggggtgaaaaggggcAAAATAGAGAGCGAGggggaggatgaagaggaggatgaagagaaagaggagctgCCCCggaaaaatggggtgaaaaggggcAAAATTGGGACTGAGGGAGAGAAGAACACAAAATCTGTAAAaattggggtgaaaaagggtaAAATTGTGAGCGAGGATGAAGATGAGAGTGAGGCGAGGAAGGTGCTGCCTtccaaaaatggggggaaaagagggaaaatggagagcgaggaggaggagatccggaaaaatggggtgaaaaaggggaaagttgggagagagggggagaatgataaaaaatcagtgaaaattgggggggaaaggggcaaAATGgagagcgaggaggaggagctgagccggaaaaatggggtgaaaaagggCAAAACTGGGAGCAAGGGCGAGgagaaaatgggggggaaaaatggggtgaaaaCGGAGAGTGAAGAGGAAGAACgggcagcacagaaaaatggtgtgaaaagggggaaaattgAGAGcgaagaagaggaggaggaagagctgcccagaaaaaatggggtgaaaaaggggaaaattgaGAGcgaagaagaggaggaggaagagctgccCAGAAAAAACggggtgaaaaaggggaaaattggGAGTGAGCGAAAGAATGataaaaaatcagtgaaaattggggggggaaagggcAAAATTGGGAGCGAGGATGAAGATGagagtgaggaagaggaggagaggaaggcgCTGCCTTGCAGAAATGGTgggaaaaagggcaaaaatggggggaaaagaagggaaatggagAGTGAGGAGGAGATCCggaaaaatggggtgaaaaaggggaaagttgggagagagggggagaaggataaaaaatcagtgaaaattgggggggaaaggggcaaAATGgagagtgaggaggaggaggaagaggaggaggaagaggagaaggagctgaggcagaaaaatggggtgaaaaagCGTAAAATTGGGAgtgatgaggaggaggaagaggaaaaggaagatgaaagtgaggaagaagaggaggaaaaggaagatgaaagtgaggaagaagaggaggaaaaggaagatgaaagtgaggaagaggaggaggaaaatgaaaagccacTACggaaaaatggggtgaaaaagggCAAAATTGGGAGTGGGACCAACCACcaaaaaaagctgctgaaaattgggggggaaaagggcaAAGTGgagagtgaggaggaggaagatgaagaggaggaggaggagctgagccGAAAAACTAGggagaaaaagggcaaaattGGGAGTGAGGAGAAAATGGGTGGGAAAAACAGGGTGAAAATGGGCAAAaatgggagagaggggaaaaaaggggggaaaattgaggggaaaaggaggaaaatggagactgaggaagaggaggaggagagtgaggaggaggaggaagaacgGCCAACACGAAAAAACGGTGTGAAAAAGGGCAAATTTGGGACTAAGAGCGAGAAGAAAAGCTCAGTGAAaattgggggagaaaagggcaAAACAGAGaccaaggaggaagaggaggaggaagagcgcCCGGTGGGAACATCCAGCAGCGACTCGGAGGACGAGCGGCCGCTGGCGGAATGGGTGAAAAACCAGACGGATCGGGCAAAACCGTCGACGAAGAGGAGGCGGCGGGAATCGTCTGGGAGCGACAGCCGGGAGAGGAGTCCCCCCCGCAAG GTTTCGGGGGACCCTCCGGCTGTGCGGCGCCTCAAGCGCTACCTGTGGGCATGCGGCGCGCGCCCCAACTACAAGCGGCTGCTGGGGGGCTGTCGGACTCGGCGTGAGCAAGTCGGGGTGCTGCAGGGGGAGCTGCGTGCCCTCGGCCTCACTG GCACCCCATCCCTGGCGCGGTGTCGCCGGCTGCGCCGCCGGCGGGAGGAGGCGGCAGAGCTGGCAGCGTTGGACATGTCCAACATCATCGTTAGCACTG GCCGCCCCCGCCGCGGCTGCaccccccgcagcccccccagaccctcgCCCCCCGCCATGGACTGGTCCCACCTCCGCGGCATCATCAGCTCCGACGGAGACAGCGACTGA